aacagtctttggaaCCTTATtcgatgcttctactgtgaagtgggcccgaatgagaggggaatgagtcaggtgTCTGCCAGAATGCCACGAGCACATGACGCTCGTTCACATGagagctctgttccattgcaattctacagacaaaggaattctccggttggaacattattgaagatttatgataaaaacatcctaaagattgattctatacatcgtttgacatgtttctacaaactgtaacagaactttttgactttgcgtctgctcgtgcgtcatgaagattactgggctgaacgcgctaacaataaggaggaatttggacataaatgatggacattatcgaacaaaacaaacatttattgtggaactaggattcctgggagtgcattctgatgaagatcatcaaaggtaagtgaatatttataatgttatttctgacttctgttgactgcacaatatggaggatatctttttggcttgtttggtctctgagcgtCGTACTGattttaaaatataaatatgaactttatcgaacaaaacctacatgcattgtgtaacatgaagtcctatgagtgtcaacTGATGAAGATCCTCAACGGTTAGTCATtcattctatctctatttctgatttttgtgactgcactctttggctggaaaaacgGCTGTgcttttctgtgacttggctctgaacTAACATAATCggttgtggtgctttcgctgtaaagcctatttgaaatcggacacaatggtgggattaacaacaagattacctttaaaatggtataaaatacttatatgtttgaggaattttaattatgagatttctgttgtttgaatttggcgccctgcactttcactggctgttgtcatatcgatcccgttaacgggatctcagccctaagaagttgttaagaacaaattcttattttcaatgacggcctaccagggaacagtgggttaactgccttgttcagaggcagaacgacagatttgtaccttgtcagctcgggtttttgaacttgcaacctttcggtatcCACTAGGATAGAGATAGaattactgtgtgtgtatgtacagtatgtgtggtgaTAGTGATAAagtattactgtgtgtgtatatatatagtatgtatgGTGATAGAGAGAAagtattactgtgtgtgtatatatagtatgtatgGTGATAGAGAGAAAGtattactgtgtgtatatatacaataTGTATGGTGATAGACAAagtattactgtgtgtgtatatatacagcatGTATGGTGATAGAGAGAAagtattactgtgtgtgtatatacagtatgtatggtgAACCGTAGGTATCAAACTCACTCCTGTTACCCATGTGACCCCATCCAGTAATATAACAGTAGGTATCAGGCTGCGGTAACTGTCCGTTACCGGGAAGACACACCGGTCGAACGTAACTGGTAACCTCCACCTCCCTGTCCAGCTCAACCACGCTGATGTCATAGTCGACCACGGCCCGGTTATAGCGAGGGTGAACAATGATGGACTCTACACCTCTGGTCTGCAGGTAGGGGGACGGGTGGTCCAGGTTGTTGATGCCCAAGACTACCTTCCATAGGTCTGCACTCTCACGtctggagaagagaggaagaaaaatGAAAGTTAGACGtgaggaagggagaagagagagatcagagTAATGTAGAGTGAAAGAATGAAAGAATACCTCACCCTTCAAAGCAGTGAGCGACAGTAAGGGCCCATTTCTTCCCAATGAGGACGCAACCACAGATATGTCCACTAGGATCTGATTGGAGAGAACACTGCCAAGGCCACCTCCCTGGCCTGGACACCCTGCCACCCAGAATACGCTTATACAGACGCACGGCCGGGCGCAGGCCACagtctggagggaggagagagttagaCTGTAGAcaacactaccaggctatagtctggagggaggagagagagagttagactgTAGAcaacactaccaggctatagtctggagggaggagagagagagttagactgTAGAcaacactaccaggctatagtctggagggaggagagagagagttagactgTAGAcaacactaccaggctatagtctGGAGGGAAGAGAGTTAGACTTTTTGCCACCTAGCAGACATTGTCTCTCACCTTCTTTGGTGCAGTGTAGAGACACTCTCTTCCTGGAGAAACAGGCAtgtctggagacagagagagaacactttTACTGTCCGTTTCTCTGGGTCCCCTCAGGTGTGGGGCCCTGTTTCTCTGGGTCCCCCCAGGTGTGGGGCCCTGTTTCTCTGGGTCGCCCCAGGTGTGGGGCCTTGTTTCTCTGGGTCGCCCCAGGTGTGGGGCCTTGTTTCTCTGGGTCACCCCAGGTGTGGGGACCCGTTTCTCTGGGTCCACCCAGGTGTGGGGCCCCGTTTCTCTGGGTCGCCCCAGGTGTGGGGCCCCGTTTCTCTGGGTCCCCCCAGGTGTGGAGCCCCGTTTCTCTGGGTCCCCCCAGGTGTGGGGCCCTGTTTCTCTGGGTTCCCTCAGGTGTGGGGCCCTGTTTCTCTGGGTCCCCCCAGGTGTGGGGCTCCGTTTCTCTGGGTCCCCCCAGGTGTGGGGCTCCATTTCTCTGGGTCCCCCAGGTGTGGGGCTGTGCATGTGGTTGGCgggtgtgtatatatgtgtgtgtgtatatatatgtgtgtgtggtggttgtgtgtgtgtatgtgtgtgtgtatgtgtgtgtgtggtgtggtgtgtgtgtgtatgtgtgtgtgtggtgtgtgtgtgtatatgtgtgtgtggtggttgtgtgtgtgtggtgtgtgtgtgtatgtgtgtgtgtggtgtggtgtgtgtgtgtatgtgtgtgtgtggtgtgtgtgtgtatatgtgtgtgtggtggttgtgtgtgtgtgtgcgtggtgggtgtgtatatatgtgtgtgtgtgtgtgtgtgtgtgtttatatgtgtgtgtggtgtgtgtgtgtatgtgtgtggtggctgtgcgtgtgtgtgcgtggtgggtgtgtgtgtgtatgtgtgtgtgtgtgtgtgtgtggttgtgtgtgtatgtgtgtgtgtgtgtgtgcgtggtgggTGTATATAAGTGTGTGTGGTCCTACCCTCTCTTCTCCAGTAGGCCCTGTAGAGCTGAGCCgttcctctgtctccagtcagggTGAACATGaagccacctcctcctccctggaACACTGGGAGGGTCTGGAACCAGAATTACTGATGCTGGGGCTCTGGAGGATAACATAGGAGAtaaccacacacacgcaccaggAGATAACCACACGCACGCACCAGGAGATCACCACGCGCACGCACCAGGAGATAACCACGCGCACGCACCAGGAGATAACCACGCGCACCAGGAGATAACCACGCACACCAGGAGATAACCACACGCAAACACCAGGAGAtaaccacacgcacacaccaggAGATAACCACCCAAACACCAGgggataaccacacacacaccaggggataaccacacacacaccaggggataaccacacacacaccaggggataaccacacacacacaccaggagataaccacacacacaccaggagatAACCACACACACCAGGAGATAACCACACACACCAGGAGATaaccacacacaccagtggaTAGCCACGCGCACCAGGAGATAACCACGCGCACCAGGAGATAACCACGCACACCAGGAGATAACCACGCACACCAGGAGATAACCACGCACACCAGGAGATAACCACGCACACCAGGAGATAACCACGCACACCAGGAGATAACCACACGCAAACCAGGAGATAACCACACGCAAACACCAGGAGATAACCACACGCAAACACCAGGAGAtaaccacacgcacacaccaggAGATACCCACGCACACACCAGGAGATAACCACCCAAACACCAGGAGATAACCACCCAAACACCAGgggataaccacacacacaccaggggataaccacacacacaccaggggataaccacacacacaccaggggataaccacacacacaccaggggataaccacacacacacaccagggataaccacacacacacaccaggagatAACCACACACACCAGGAGATAACCACACACACCAGGAGATAACCACACACACCAGGAGATAACCACACACACCAGGAGATAACCACACACACCAGGAGATAACCACACACACCAGGAGATAACCACACACACCAGGAGATAACCACACGCACACCAGGAGATAACTGTATCCCTGTGTCTGTAGCCGGGTGTCTGTAGCCGGGTGTCTGTAGCCGGGTGTCTGTAGCCGGGTGTCTGTAGCCAGGTGTCTGTAGCCAGGTGTCTGTAGCCAGGTGTCTGTAGCCAGGTGTCTGTAGCCAGGTGTCTGTAGCCAGGTGTCTGTATCCAGGTGTCTGTATCCCTGTGTCTGTAGCTGTGTGTCTGTAGCTGTGTGTCTGTAGCCAGGTGTCTGTAGCTGTGTGTCTGTAGCTGTGTGTCTGTAGCCAGGTGTCTGTAGCTGTGTGTCTGTAGCTGTGTGTCTGTAGCCAGGTGTCTGTAGCTGTGTGTCTGTAGCTGTGTGTCTGTAGCCAGGTGTCTGTAGCTGTGTGTCTGTAGCCGGGTGTCTGTAGCCGTGTATCTGTAGCTGTGTGTCTGTAGCCGTAGATAACTACTGACCTTACCCTAGGCCGAGCTGAGAGCAGGTCAGTTGACTGAGGTCCATCGTCCAGTCATCCCCACAGACATGGTAATCTACTGCTGTCCTGAAGACGGTCACTACTGACCCCTCCGACAGAGAGACTGGACgggagggtagagggatggatgggggtgtagaggatggatggggtgTAGAGAATGGATGGGGTTTAGAAGATGGATGggttgtagaggatggatggggtTTAGAAGATGGATGggttgtagaggatggatggggtTTAGAAGATGGATGggttgtagaggatggatgggttgtagaggatggatgggttgtagaggatggatgggggtgtagaggatggatgggggtgtagaggatggacggggttgtagaggatggatgggttgtagaggatggatggggttgtagaggatggatggggttgtagaggatggatgggggtgtagagggatggatgggggtgtagagggatggatgggggtgtagagggatggatgggggtgtagaggatggatgggggtgtagaggatggatgggggtgtagagggatggatgggttgtagaggatggatgggTTGCAGAGGATGGATGggttgtagaggatggatgggttgtagagggatggatggggtgtagaggatggatggggtgtagaggatggatgggggtgtagaggatggatgggggtgtagaggatggatggggtTTAGAAGAtggatgggttgtagagggatggatgggggtgtagagggatggatgggggtgtagagggatggatgggggtgtagagggatggatggggtgtagagggatggatgggggtgtagagggatggatgggtgtgtagagggatggatgggggtgtagagggatggatgggggtgtagagggatggatgggggtgtagaaggatggatgggggtgtagagggatggatgggggtgtagagggatggatggggtgtagagggatggatgggggtgtagagggatggatggggggagggatgggggtgtagaggaaTGGATGGGGTTTAGAAGAtggatgggttgtagagggatggatggggtgtagagggatggatggggtgtagagggatggatggggtgtagagggatggatgggggtgtagagggatggatgggggtgtagagggatggatgggggtgtagagggatggatgggggtgtagagggatggatgggggtgtagagggatggatggggtgtagagggatggatggggtgtagagggatggatggggtgtagaggatggatggggtgtagaggatggatggggtgtagaggatggatggggtgTAGAGGAATGGATGGGGTTTAGAAGATGGAtggggtgtagagggatggatggggtgtagagggatggatggggtgtagagggatggatgggggtgtagagggatggatgggggtgtagagggatggaggggggtgtagagggatggatgggggtgtagagggatggatgggggtgtagagggatggatgggggtgtagagggatggatgggggtgtagagggatggatgggggtgtagagggatggatggggtgtagagggatggatgggggtgtagagggatggatgggtgtgtagagggatggatgggggtgtagagggatggatgggggtgtagagggatggatgggggtgtagaaggatggatgggggtgtagagggatggatgggggtgtagagggatggatgggggtgtagagggatggatggggggatggatgggggtgtagaggggtggatgggggtgtagagggatggatggggtgtagagggatggatggggtgtagaggatggatggggtgtagaggatggatggggtgtagaggatggatggggtgTAGAGGAATGGATGGGGTTTAGAAGAtggatgggttgtagagggatggatggggtgtagagggatggatggggtgtagagggatggatggggtgtagagggatggatgggggtgtagagggatggatgggggtgtagagggatggatgggggtgtagagggatggatgggggtgtagagggatggatgggggtgtagagggatggatggggtgtagagggatggatggggtgtagagggatggatggggtgtagaggatggatggggggtagaggatggatggggtgtagaggatggatggggtgTAGAGGAATGGATGGGGTTTAGAAGATGGAtggggtgtagagggatggatggggtgtagagggatggatggggtgtagagggatggatgggggtgtagagggatggatgggggtgtagagggatggatgggggtgtagagggatggatgggggtgtagagggatggatgggggtgtagagggatggatgggggtgtagagggatggatgggggtgtagagggatggatgggggtgtagattgatggatggggtgtagaggatggatggggtgtagaggatggatggggtgtagaggatggatggggtgcagaggatggatggggtgtagaggatggatggggtgtagaggatggatggggtgtagagggatggatggggtgtagagggatggatggggtgtagaggatggatggggtTTAGAAGATGGATGggttgtagaggatggatgggggtgtagaggatggatgggggtgtagaggatggatggggtTTAGAAGATGGATGGGGTTTAGAAGATGGATggggtgtagaggatggatgggggtgtagaggatggatgggggtgtagaggatggatggggtTTAGAAGATGGATGGGGTTTAGAAGATGGATGggttgtagaggatggatgggggtgtagaggatggaAGGGGGTGTAGAGGAATGGATGGGGTTTAGAAGATGGATGggttgtagaggatggatgggggtgtagagggatggatggggttTAGAAGATGGATGggttgtagaggatggatgggttgtagaggatggatgggggtgtagagggtGGATGCGgtgtagaggatggatgggggtgtagagggatggatggggttTAGAAGATGGATGggttgtagaggatggatgggggtgtagaggatggatgggggtgtagaggatggatgggttgtagaggatggatgggggtgtagagggatggatggggttTAGAAGATGGATGggttgtagaggatggatgggggtgtagaggatggatgggttgtagaggatggatgggttgtagaggatggatgggggtgtagagggtGGATGCGgtgtagaggatggatgggggtgtagagggatggatggggttTAGAAGATGGATGggttgtagaggatggatgggggtgtagaggatggatgggggtgtagaggatggatgggggtgtagaggatggatgggttgtagaggatggatgggggtgtagaggatggatgggggtgtagaggatggatgggtggtagaggatggatggggtgtagagggatggatgggggtgtagaggatggatgggttgtagaggatggatgggggtgtagaggatggatgggttgtagaggatggatgggttgtagagggatggtggtgtagaGGATGGTTGGGGCGATAATGGATGATGGGGTGATAATGGATGATGGGGTGATAATGGAGGGATAATGAATGTTGGGGTGATAATGGATGATGGGGTGATAATGTATGGTAGGGTGATAATGGAGGGATAATGTATGGTTGGGGTGATAATGGAGGGATGGGGTGATAATGGATGGTGGGGTGATAATGGATGGTGGGTTGATAATGGATGGCGGGGTGATAATGGAGTGATGGGTGATAATGGGTGGTGGGGCGATAATGGAGGGATGGTGTGATAATGGATGGTGGGGTGATAATGGAGGGATGGTGTGATAATGGAGGGATAATGAATGGTGGGGTGATAATGGAGGGATGGTGTGATAATGGAGGGATGGTGTGATAATGGAGGGATAATGAATGGTGGGGTGATAATGGAGGGATGGGGTGATAATGGATGGAGATGGAAGGACAATGAGTGGAAGCTGAACTAATCTCTTCAATGCATTTCTAAGTCGTTTCCTTCAAAAACACGACAGGAAACATGTTGCTTCATCAGAAGTTTACatcaccttagcaaaatacatttaaacccagtttttcacaatttctgacatttaatcctagtaaaaattccctgttttaggtcagttaagatcaccactttaatttaagaatgtgaaatgtcagaataatagtagagagaatgatttatttcagcttttatttttttcatcacattcccagtgggtcagaagtttacatacactcaattagtatttggtagcattgcctttaaattgtttaacttgggtcaaacgttttgggtagccttcca
This Oncorhynchus clarkii lewisi isolate Uvic-CL-2024 chromosome 21, UVic_Ocla_1.0, whole genome shotgun sequence DNA region includes the following protein-coding sequences:
- the LOC139379266 gene encoding atrial natriuretic peptide-converting enzyme-like encodes the protein CVERGLWEWLVLNYGTHNAVFSLGCVERGLWEWLVLNYGTHNAVFSLGCVERGLWECPGTRLCIKHSMICDGFPDCPLLKDENNCSVCKDNELACSNHQCVHRTLWCDGTKHCSDSSDEWDCVSLSEGSVVTVFRTAVDYHVCGDDWTMDLSQLTCSQLGLGAPASVILVPDPPSVPGRRRWLHVHPDWRQRNGSALQGLLEKRGHACFSRKRVSLHCTKEDCGLRPAVRLYKRILGGRVSRPGRWPWQCSLQSDPSGHICGCVLIGKKWALTVAHCFEGRESADLWKVVLGINNLDHPSPYLQTRGVESIIVHPRYNRAVVDYDISVVELDREVEVTSYVRPVCLPGNGQLPQPDTYCYITGWGHMGNRMPFKLQEGEVRIISLSQCQSYFDMKTITTRMLCAGYEAGTVDSCMGDSGGPLVCEEPSGGSWTLYGLTSWGSVCFSKVLGPGVYSNVTHFTPWIHRQIYLHTFHLH